GCGGCTTTAATGCGTCGCGCGAGTTGGTGAGCAATTGGTTGAAGACAGATGACAAGCCGGATTTTAAAGCCTTGCGCGATGTGCATTTGGCGATTTTCTTAAACGGTTTGATCAATAAAAAGCGCGGTAAGCGCGAGGGGGAACAGCCGGAACTGGAGAAAAAGCTCAATAACAATATTATCTTTCGCAAATTAAAAATTGCGCTGGATTATAAAGATGAGCAGATATTGGAAACCATGGTCCTGGCGGGTTTTCCGCTGAGTAAACATGAGTTGAGCGCATTTTTCCGCAAGCCTGGCCATCAGAATTATCGCGAG
The nucleotide sequence above comes from Cellvibrio sp. PSBB023. Encoded proteins:
- a CDS encoding DUF1456 family protein; protein product: MTNNDILRRLRFIFDFSDSQMMALFASGGFNASRELVSNWLKTDDKPDFKALRDVHLAIFLNGLINKKRGKREGEQPELEKKLNNNIIFRKLKIALDYKDEQILETMVLAGFPLSKHELSAFFRKPGHQNYRECQSQVLRNFLKGLQVKLRGAAVDVSETGA